DNA sequence from the Bradyrhizobium diazoefficiens genome:
GCTTCAGCCCCGATCCCTGTGCGAGGCGGATGATCGCGGCCTGCGCTGCGTTTGGCGCAAACGTGCCAAAGGGTGCGGACGAAAGGGCGTTGTCGGGCGTCAAGCAGGCGGTCCTCGTTGCAGGCGGCGCATGCATAGCCGGTTTTGGCGGGGACTCCAATCTCAGTGTCGTCCCGGGGCGCGAAGCTCTCTCTTTCGTCGTCCCGGACAAGCGCAGCGCAGATCCGGGACCCATACCCACAGGGAGTAGTTTGACGAAGACTCGGAGTGGGCGTCTCGCGCCACAACTCCTCCCTGTGGGTATGGGTCCCCGATCGGCGCGCGCTTGGGGTGCGCTTGTCCGGGACGACAGTGTACTATGCCGCCTTCTTCCGCTGACGCAGGAAGCTGCCCAGCAGCTTTCGTTTGCGCTTGCGCGGGATCAGGTCGACGTCGCTGACCAGCCTGGCGCCGCCCTTGCGGCGCTCCAGCACGATCTTGCGGCTGTGGAAGGCCTCGAGCTCGACGCGATGCGCGACGCTGACGATGGTCGCCTTTGGCAGCTCGTCGGTGACCATCTTCATCATCTTGTCCTGGCTCTTCTCGTCGAGCGCCGAGGTCGCCTCGTCGAGCACGACGATGTCGGGCCTGTGCAGCAGTAGCCGCGCGAAAGCGAGGCGCTGCTTCTCGCCGCCGGACAGCGTCTGGTCCCATGGTCCCTCTTCCTCGATCTTCTCCTTGAGATGATCGAGCCCGACCTTGTGCAGGATCTCGCCGATCTCGGCAGCGGTCCAGTCCCCGGCGGCGCCCGGATAGGCGACCGCGCGACGCAGCGATCCGGAGGGCACGTAGGGCCGCTGCGGCAGCATGAACAGCCGCCGGTCGGGATGGAAATTGACGCTGCCGCCGCCCCATGGCCAGAGACCGGCGATGGCGCGCACCAGCGTGCTCTTGCCGGTGCCGGATTCGCCGGCGACCAGCAGCCGCTCGCCGGGCTCGATCACCACCTCCGTCTCGCCCACCACGGCAGTGCCGTCGTCGAGCGTGACGGAGAGGTCTTGCAGCTCCAGCATGGCGTCATTGCCTGTGTCGCCGCGCTTGATGCGGCCGAGGCCGTCGCCCTGCTCGGCGCGCTCAAGACCGTCGAGCGACATCATCAGCGAGGCGATGCGGCGGGCGCAGGCGTTCCAGTCGGCGAGCCGCGGGTAGTTGTCGACCAGCCAGCCGAACGCGCTCTGCACGATGGTGAAGGCGGAGGCCGCCTGCATCACCTGTCCGAGCGTCATGCTGCCGTCGAGGAATTTTGGCGCGCAGAGCAAAAGCGGCACGACGGGGGCGACGAGGCTCGATCCCTGCGATACCAGCGTGGTCCGCATGTGCTGGCCGGCGAGCCGCGCCCATTGCCTGAGCACGCTGGTAAAATTGCGGTCGAT
Encoded proteins:
- a CDS encoding ABC transporter ATP-binding protein/permease, whose product is MRKPVGDREQGKKSPTVDIEGENGDEIAPPPPEVLEPDRELSPEEAEQARKDYLLTRFWISARGFWGRNGDRLAWPFSIGLVALIVLTVGFQYGINVWNRAIFDAIEKRDATTVLHLTAAFFPLAIGSIVLGVAQVFARMGIQRRWRAWLTASVLTRWLKNGRYYQLNLVGGDHKNPEYRIGEDLRVATDSPVDFLAGVTSALLSAATFIVVLWTIGGALTVTISGWAITIPGFLVIAAMLYATIASGSILAIGRQFAQVSEDKNQAEADFRYTLTRVRENGESIALLGGEEEERSGIDRNFTSVLRQWARLAGQHMRTTLVSQGSSLVAPVVPLLLCAPKFLDGSMTLGQVMQAASAFTIVQSAFGWLVDNYPRLADWNACARRIASLMMSLDGLERAEQGDGLGRIKRGDTGNDAMLELQDLSVTLDDGTAVVGETEVVIEPGERLLVAGESGTGKSTLVRAIAGLWPWGGGSVNFHPDRRLFMLPQRPYVPSGSLRRAVAYPGAAGDWTAAEIGEILHKVGLDHLKEKIEEEGPWDQTLSGGEKQRLAFARLLLHRPDIVVLDEATSALDEKSQDKMMKMVTDELPKATIVSVAHRVELEAFHSRKIVLERRKGGARLVSDVDLIPRKRKRKLLGSFLRQRKKAA